The window GAACTTCAGATGTTTTCTAAACAGAAGAATAttctaaaagcaaaacaaaatctTATTTAAAACGGCAGATCTGCAAGAGTTAGACAACGTACGCCGGCAGTACACTGGGGATGACGCTGCCAGATGTTTTTGTGGATTCTGGGACTACACCTGTTTGTGATGGCGCGGGGCTGTTCCTGGCTCATTGCACAAATCTCCTTCACAGCAAGTGAATGTACAGGCTGTTGGTGATGATCCCATTTGGGTACAAGCtgcaatttgaaatatttcagaTTTTATGCGAGCTACGATTTGCCAATGGTTCTCGTGACGTATAATTTGATTGGCTCTACatccaagccaaaaacaaaatactaaacaattgaaacaatgacttagacttaaaaacaatagaagctgttCAATGCCAAACAAGAGCAGGGTACGAGAGCTGTTACATTACCGATGGTTTCCAACCAATCTATTGAAGACATGTCAAGAAATGCAGTTAAGTGATCTATGGAGAACGAGGTGACAGTGACGTAatgcgaaaatgctgggggacGAATAAAATAGCGGTGATGACATCTGCATGAAAACCATTTATTCTATGCAACAGACTACAAAATTTGATGGGTTTCAATTAACTCGATTACCAACACAACTGAACAGTTACAGTGTATCTATTTAATAATAGTACAAGACGCCCAATACGCCATTTACACGTGGCTTGCCTGTGGCATAACGAGTAGTTTTTGAAGGAGAAATTTGATGTATTGCATTAAGGAAGTGAGCCTATCGCTGATGATGTTTCCAACTCATTTGTTcacttattttcaaaatatggCAAATTGACAAATCACTGCCATGTGACTTACCGCAAACGTTTTTAATTGCGGCTATACTTACGATTGGCTGGGCTTGATTCTGGGCATAACAACGAATAAGTGCAGTTTCTCATAGTCATGGACATATGGTCTTGTTTCATGATAAACGTCACACAACGATCTTCCAATGCATCACACACTCTGGTAGGAGTGTTAGCATCACCACAGGGAGACCTTTCATCACCGCACATGTAACACTCGAGAGAGTTAACTGTAAAGTAAACAGAgtagtaaagtaaagtaaccatatttaacgtcgataactcgtaacagtaattgaattcgacggtgcgctcattttactcccccctctccatcagtgctccgttttacgggtatttaaagctatttagAGAGCCTGTGCTCGATTTTAGCAAGTCTCAACCAGGTGATTGGGACTTGTAGGTGGCTGAGACTTGCTTAAATCGAGCCCAGGCTCTCTAACGACAAAGTTTTAATCCGCACCCTTTTTCTCCGGGAGAGAGGACATGGGAAAGGGGTTGTCATTTTTGTGGGATGGGTAAAAATCTGGCTGAGGTGATCGTTGCGTGATAGACCGAATTCAGACTTaagcacaaaaaaaatatattcttttaCGTATGCCTCTGCCGCATTTGAGACATTCTAAAGTAGCTAATTATAAAGGTAATGTTCTTAGAGGATTATGcgttgtttttaaagaaacttacGAGACATTGCATTTTGATGACCTATAATTCAATAGACCAAATTTGCCAACAATGGGTGTAATGGGTAGTCCATATACAGACcaatcaaggaaaaaaatacaactaTATTTAGGTTTGCGTTTTGGAAAGAAGTCAGAATCATTGTAAGAAATTATTATGATACCATAAGTTTCTAATGAAGTTCCAGGGGTACATTTTTTGACGTGTAAAAATAGTAATATGATCGCCGGTTGCCCTTACAGAGCATAATATCTCACACCCGTCGGtggaattttttcctgtttATTGCTCAGCTTTCTCCAGTTTTGCAATCAACCCCGAAAGTTTCGAGGTTGAGTGTGAGATGATTCAGTGCTGAAAAAGCTTTTTCTCGGTGGGGACATTAAGGAACGTTTCAAATAAGCATAACTGTACATGTTAGGAAATCCGAGGGCCTGAGAAGGAGTATAGTGCAATTATAAATTAGTTGGGGATTACCATAGACAATCGAAAACAATATATCTTCTGTCTTCTTGTAGCGGTATCGTTTTAAGCAGCAGGCACAAAACAATGCTTGCTGTTGAAA of the Montipora capricornis isolate CH-2021 chromosome 7, ASM3666992v2, whole genome shotgun sequence genome contains:
- the LOC138057775 gene encoding uncharacterized protein, whose translation is MEVLPLFVFTFMTVCFIPQVNSLECYMCGDERSPCGDANTPTRVCDALEDRCVTFIMKQDHMSMTMRNCTYSLLCPESSPANPCTQMGSSPTACTFTCCEGDLCNEPGTAPRHHKQV